Proteins from a single region of Gordonia hongkongensis:
- a CDS encoding acyl-CoA dehydrogenase family protein — MPIELTVEQRDLQAALTDAWSEHAPAQDVWPSIRELGLTEIPFPEDLGGAGYGVKDASVVMTAHGRCLGSSPYLSSVIMAGLTLLHAADDEGRRAHLPAIASGERRAALVCGPAVVSSSIGAEVTDEGTLVLNGRQDVVLDAASADVLVVVAHTASGVELAVVDGGAAGIGRHQRESLDLTREFATVEFTGVEATRVSGPYLEERLRRVRSLLMIALAAEQVGIARRCLEMTVDYAKTRQQFGRTIGSFQALKHRLVDMLVATELAEATVLDAADVDRFDDADLAERAASARVLASRAAMYAAEEAIQIHGGIGFTWEHPLHHHFRRAKTDQLLFQDDDVHVDTVARAMLGRARAASV, encoded by the coding sequence ATGCCCATCGAACTCACCGTGGAGCAGCGCGATCTGCAAGCCGCCCTCACCGATGCGTGGTCGGAACACGCTCCGGCGCAGGATGTCTGGCCGTCGATTCGGGAACTCGGACTGACCGAGATCCCGTTTCCGGAGGATCTGGGCGGGGCCGGGTACGGGGTGAAGGACGCGTCGGTCGTGATGACCGCCCACGGTCGCTGTCTCGGTTCCTCGCCGTACCTCTCGTCGGTGATCATGGCCGGCCTCACCCTGCTCCATGCCGCCGACGACGAGGGGCGACGGGCACACCTGCCGGCCATCGCGTCCGGGGAGCGGCGCGCCGCGCTCGTCTGCGGCCCCGCCGTGGTCTCCTCGTCGATCGGTGCGGAGGTCACCGATGAGGGAACGCTTGTCCTGAACGGACGGCAGGACGTCGTCCTCGACGCGGCGTCGGCCGACGTGCTCGTGGTCGTCGCGCACACCGCGTCCGGTGTGGAACTCGCCGTCGTCGACGGTGGCGCTGCCGGCATCGGCCGCCACCAGCGTGAAAGCCTGGATCTCACACGAGAGTTCGCGACTGTCGAGTTCACCGGTGTCGAGGCGACCCGGGTGTCGGGCCCGTATCTCGAGGAGCGGCTGCGCCGGGTTCGGTCGCTGCTGATGATCGCCCTGGCTGCCGAGCAGGTGGGTATCGCCCGCCGGTGCCTCGAGATGACGGTGGACTACGCGAAGACGCGTCAGCAGTTCGGTCGCACGATCGGATCGTTTCAGGCGCTCAAACACCGCCTCGTCGACATGCTCGTTGCCACCGAGCTCGCCGAGGCGACGGTCCTCGACGCCGCGGATGTCGACCGCTTCGACGACGCGGATCTGGCCGAGCGGGCCGCGTCGGCTCGCGTGCTGGCCTCGCGGGCCGCCATGTACGCCGCGGAGGAGGCCATCCAGATCCACGGCGGGATCGGGTTCACGTGGGAGCACCCGCTGCATCACCACTTCCGGCGGGCCAAGACCGACCAGCTGTTGTTCCAGGACGACGACGTGCACGTCGACACCGTCGCGCGCGCCATGCTCGGACGGGCCCGCGCGGCGTCGGTGTGA
- a CDS encoding HNH endonuclease signature motif containing protein — MSGQASGGVVKAWTDLPGEFVAGVDPAHAAETDMVMLMAGLDATRRGESYLAWHQYQTIAAMTDRLITTSASGFVMDGHADCAARIARQAGVSRRHAETLIDEAIAPRDRLPEVADTLRDGVLSQWQIRLIISRTELIPTDDPITPALDAEIADTVRRRTGVWDRARLRDMVDRLVFRHDPDAVRQRRQDAMDQRGVWSHELPDGTAELTAVMSAENVRISAKAVAILADTVCKRDARTQGIRRSDAMFALLTRTSFDCQCDDEQPCTADIPDPQSVLDAVRAEIVIHVVTDAATLAGAPGVGFLDEHGIISDEHVRDLAARPDATLSPVTPARTAPIYVAGSTNDDDQRRSAHGPAPAEDTRADSEKHSTATHFGDSTDVTAAGVAVVYPATHPGNGYRPTASCADFVRVRDGYCTEPGCTRSAFACDLDHVTEYDHTDPARGGATSSENLNTKCRPGHLFKTHGDWVDVQYRDDDGRLVTEYETPEGVTLPGDAETLEDTFPNLRRIRFEQAAQAPPTPRVIASDNPERTHSRLDAKLARRRQERARNKRAREELDRIDPPPY; from the coding sequence GTGAGTGGACAGGCGTCGGGGGGCGTGGTGAAGGCGTGGACCGATCTACCGGGCGAGTTCGTCGCCGGGGTCGATCCTGCCCACGCCGCAGAGACCGACATGGTCATGTTGATGGCCGGCCTCGACGCCACCCGGCGCGGCGAGTCCTACCTCGCCTGGCACCAGTATCAGACGATCGCAGCGATGACCGACCGCCTGATCACCACCAGCGCGTCCGGGTTCGTCATGGACGGCCATGCTGACTGCGCGGCCCGCATCGCCCGCCAGGCCGGGGTGTCGCGACGGCATGCCGAAACCCTCATCGATGAGGCCATCGCGCCTCGCGACCGGCTCCCCGAGGTTGCCGACACCCTGCGTGACGGGGTCCTGTCGCAGTGGCAGATCCGGCTGATCATCTCCCGCACCGAACTGATCCCCACCGACGACCCGATCACCCCCGCGTTGGATGCCGAGATCGCCGACACGGTGCGTCGCCGAACAGGTGTGTGGGATCGGGCCCGCCTGCGGGACATGGTCGACCGCCTCGTCTTTCGCCACGACCCCGACGCGGTACGCCAACGCCGCCAAGACGCCATGGACCAACGTGGGGTATGGAGCCACGAACTGCCCGACGGCACCGCCGAACTCACCGCCGTGATGTCGGCGGAAAACGTGCGGATCTCGGCCAAAGCCGTCGCCATCCTCGCCGACACGGTCTGCAAGCGGGATGCCCGCACCCAGGGGATACGACGATCCGATGCGATGTTCGCGCTGCTGACCCGCACCAGCTTCGACTGCCAGTGCGACGATGAACAGCCGTGCACTGCCGACATCCCAGACCCACAGAGCGTCCTCGACGCGGTCCGCGCCGAGATCGTGATCCATGTGGTGACCGATGCCGCGACCCTGGCCGGGGCACCCGGGGTCGGGTTCCTCGACGAACACGGCATCATCAGCGACGAACACGTCCGTGACCTCGCCGCCCGCCCGGACGCCACGCTGTCCCCGGTCACCCCCGCCCGCACCGCGCCCATCTATGTGGCCGGCAGCACCAATGACGATGACCAGCGGCGGAGTGCGCACGGCCCGGCACCAGCCGAGGACACCCGAGCCGACAGCGAGAAGCATTCCACCGCAACCCACTTCGGCGACTCGACCGATGTCACCGCCGCGGGTGTGGCGGTGGTGTATCCGGCGACCCATCCCGGCAACGGGTATCGGCCCACCGCGTCGTGTGCTGATTTCGTGCGGGTGCGGGACGGGTATTGCACCGAACCCGGCTGTACCCGTTCGGCATTCGCGTGCGATCTCGACCATGTCACCGAGTACGACCACACCGACCCCGCCCGGGGTGGGGCGACGTCGAGTGAGAACCTCAACACCAAATGCCGCCCCGGTCACCTCTTCAAGACCCACGGGGACTGGGTTGATGTGCAGTACCGCGACGACGACGGTCGCCTGGTCACCGAATACGAAACGCCCGAAGGGGTCACTCTGCCCGGCGACGCCGAGACGCTGGAAGACACCTTCCCGAACCTTCGGCGGATCCGGTTCGAGCAAGCCGCCCAAGCCCCACCCACACCACGGGTCATCGCCTCCGACAACCCGGAGCGCACACACAGCCGACTGGACGCCAAACTGGCCCGCCGGCGACAAGAACGCGCCCGAAACAAACGAGCCCGCGAAGAACTCGACCGCATCGACCCACCGCCGTACTGA
- a CDS encoding AMP-binding protein: MRPTHSPRPDLAVRYRAAGHWRDQTVDHFLERAAARYPDTVAVIDGDRRLTFADVERESLRLAAALHDRGVQPGDVVSFQLPNSAEAVVVFHAIHRVRGVANPIVPIYREREVGFILGQAGTKVAFVPGTHRGFDHVAMYATLRQRLPELDLVVTTDGRATDGQTVGLADLIASATPEMIEAVRALPPADPDDVCLLLYTSGTTADPKGALHSHNTLVFENMSMIDTFGLNERDVVFNPSPVTHVTGVNCALTLPFLLGAPVVLQDAWDPEVALTRVLEERASFMIFATPFLRGLLDAAVARGVRTPSVRYIICGGADIPDSLVTRSTEVLGTVTRMYGATEGPSVTSANRSDEPRLRTGTDGRVLAPTEVIVSDGAGGIAATGVVGEVLWRGPDTFLGYLDASLNDEAFTADGFFRSGDLAYFDADGGIHIVGRIKDIINRSGEKISTHDVENELSEHPAVAEIAVVAGPDARTGERGCAFVVTRDAVDLTLEEVREFLSARGMAMQKVPESVFVVDSLPKTASGKIQKFALRDWTRDRNTTPPQMQAVTISAAHER; the protein is encoded by the coding sequence ATGCGTCCCACGCACTCTCCACGTCCCGATCTCGCCGTGCGCTACCGGGCGGCGGGACATTGGCGAGACCAGACGGTCGATCACTTCCTCGAGCGGGCAGCCGCGCGGTATCCCGACACGGTCGCGGTCATCGACGGCGACCGGCGGCTGACCTTCGCCGACGTGGAACGGGAATCCCTGCGCTTGGCCGCGGCGCTCCACGACCGCGGTGTGCAGCCGGGCGACGTGGTGTCGTTCCAGCTCCCCAACTCGGCCGAGGCGGTCGTCGTCTTCCATGCGATCCATCGGGTCCGTGGTGTCGCCAACCCGATCGTGCCGATCTACCGGGAACGCGAGGTCGGGTTCATTCTCGGCCAGGCGGGCACCAAGGTCGCCTTCGTTCCCGGAACACACCGAGGATTCGATCACGTCGCGATGTATGCAACTCTCCGACAACGACTTCCGGAACTGGACCTGGTCGTCACGACTGACGGCCGGGCAACCGACGGCCAGACCGTCGGACTCGCCGATCTGATCGCGTCCGCGACGCCGGAGATGATCGAGGCGGTGCGCGCGCTGCCGCCCGCCGATCCCGACGACGTGTGCCTGCTGCTGTACACATCGGGGACCACCGCGGATCCGAAGGGCGCGTTGCACAGTCACAACACCCTCGTGTTCGAGAACATGTCGATGATCGACACGTTCGGACTCAACGAGCGCGACGTCGTGTTCAACCCGTCGCCGGTGACGCATGTGACGGGCGTGAACTGCGCCCTCACCCTGCCCTTCCTCCTCGGTGCGCCGGTGGTGCTCCAGGACGCGTGGGACCCGGAGGTCGCACTGACGAGGGTGCTCGAGGAGCGCGCCAGCTTCATGATCTTCGCGACCCCGTTCCTACGTGGCCTTTTGGACGCGGCCGTCGCGCGTGGCGTACGCACACCGTCGGTGCGCTACATCATCTGCGGGGGTGCCGACATCCCGGACTCGCTGGTGACCAGATCCACCGAGGTGCTGGGCACCGTGACGCGGATGTACGGCGCCACCGAGGGGCCGTCGGTGACGTCCGCCAATCGCTCCGACGAACCCCGCCTGCGTACCGGGACCGATGGCCGCGTGCTCGCCCCGACCGAGGTCATCGTGTCCGACGGCGCCGGGGGTATCGCTGCGACCGGCGTCGTCGGTGAGGTGCTGTGGCGCGGGCCCGACACCTTCCTCGGATACCTCGACGCATCGCTCAACGACGAGGCCTTCACCGCCGACGGATTCTTCCGCAGCGGTGATCTCGCCTACTTCGATGCCGACGGTGGAATCCACATCGTCGGCCGGATCAAGGACATCATCAATCGGTCCGGCGAGAAGATCAGCACCCACGACGTGGAGAACGAACTGAGTGAGCATCCCGCGGTCGCCGAGATCGCGGTCGTCGCCGGGCCGGACGCCCGAACCGGGGAGCGGGGGTGCGCCTTCGTGGTCACCCGGGACGCCGTCGACCTCACCCTCGAGGAGGTTCGAGAGTTCCTGTCCGCGAGAGGAATGGCGATGCAGAAGGTCCCGGAGAGCGTGTTCGTCGTCGACTCCCTGCCGAAGACGGCCAGCGGGAAGATCCAGAAGTTCGCCCTCCGCGACTGGACCCGCGACCGCAACACCACACCGCCGCAGATGCAGGCCGTGACCATCTCCGCGGCGCACGAACGGTGA
- a CDS encoding acyl-CoA dehydrogenase family protein produces MTTTAPGAITLDDYEEQARTWLDAELPARAAQEHDPTYAIFHNRTHDEERALIDAARAWQARRVDAGFGAITWGPDWGGPGLTAGHERVYVNLERGYQAPDRHENVLVTVELVAPTLHALGTDEQRERFVRPFLRADELCCQLFSEPGAGSDLAGLSTKAVRSGDTWRINGQKVWSSGAQFSEWGLLIARSDRSAPKHKGMTAFMVPMDTPGVEVRPIRQMSGGSTFNEVFLSDVELPDALRVGAEGDGWKVALTTLGFERNSSAGIVSAGGNSVDLARLVDRLGLSDDPLARQRLGDAAIYERAAALMVARYAERERAGAVPGVEGSIGKLVWTQNLKRVGDAAASFLGDRIVADTGEPDTFAWSEHLLGAPGYRIAGGSDEIQRNIIGERGLGLPREPL; encoded by the coding sequence ATGACGACGACCGCACCGGGCGCGATCACGCTCGATGACTACGAAGAACAGGCGCGGACCTGGCTCGACGCCGAACTCCCGGCCCGGGCTGCACAGGAGCACGACCCGACCTACGCCATCTTCCACAATCGGACACACGACGAGGAACGTGCGCTGATCGACGCGGCGCGCGCGTGGCAGGCCCGACGCGTGGACGCAGGCTTCGGCGCGATCACCTGGGGCCCGGACTGGGGCGGGCCGGGTCTCACCGCGGGCCACGAACGCGTCTACGTGAACCTCGAACGCGGGTACCAGGCCCCCGACCGGCACGAGAACGTCCTGGTGACAGTCGAACTGGTGGCGCCGACCCTGCACGCACTCGGGACCGACGAGCAGCGGGAGCGGTTCGTCCGCCCCTTCCTGCGCGCGGACGAGCTGTGCTGCCAACTGTTCTCCGAGCCCGGGGCGGGTTCGGACCTGGCCGGCTTGTCGACGAAAGCCGTTCGGAGTGGGGACACCTGGCGGATCAACGGCCAGAAGGTGTGGAGTTCTGGCGCGCAGTTCTCCGAGTGGGGTCTGCTCATCGCCCGGTCCGACCGGTCGGCGCCGAAACACAAGGGCATGACCGCATTCATGGTCCCGATGGACACGCCCGGCGTGGAGGTGCGGCCGATCCGACAGATGTCCGGTGGGTCGACGTTCAACGAGGTCTTCCTCTCCGACGTCGAACTGCCCGACGCCCTGCGGGTCGGTGCCGAGGGCGACGGATGGAAGGTCGCGCTCACCACACTCGGTTTCGAGCGGAACTCGAGCGCCGGGATCGTCAGTGCCGGCGGCAACAGCGTCGACCTCGCCCGCCTCGTCGACCGTCTCGGACTGTCCGACGACCCGCTGGCCCGGCAACGTCTCGGCGATGCCGCGATCTACGAGCGGGCGGCGGCGCTCATGGTGGCGCGCTACGCCGAACGTGAACGGGCGGGTGCCGTGCCGGGCGTCGAGGGCTCCATCGGCAAACTCGTGTGGACGCAGAACCTGAAGCGCGTCGGCGACGCCGCGGCGTCGTTCCTCGGCGACCGGATCGTCGCCGACACCGGCGAGCCCGACACGTTCGCATGGTCGGAGCATCTGCTCGGCGCACCCGGGTACCGCATCGCGGGCGGCTCGGACGAGATCCAACGGAACATCATCGGCGAACGCGGCCTCGGACTGCCGCGCGAACCCCTCTAG